The genomic DNA ATCATGTCCGTGGGCGCGCTCATGGACAGAGAGCTTTACAGAAGGATATGCTCGATGGCCGAGTCGAGTGGGGGGAGGGTGTACATACCCTCAGGTGCAATAACCGGTCTCGATGGGCTCAAGTCCGCATCAGTTGGTCGTTTGAAAAGGGTGGTTCTCACCAGCACAAAGCCGCCTGCCAGCCTTGAGGGTGCGCCGTATGTGGTCGAGAAGAATATGGATCTCAGATCATTCAGAGAGCCGACTTTGATCTATGAGGGGCCTGCCTCAGAGGCCGTCAGGGCGTTCCCTGCAAATGTCAATGTCGCAGCGACCCTGAGCCTCACATACGGGCAGGATGCATGGGTAAGGATAGTGGTGGATCCAAAAGCTACAGTAAATGTCCATGAAGTAGTTGCAGAGGGAGATTTCGGCAGGATGGTGACCAGGGTTGAGAACGTCCCATCCCCAAGGAATCCCCGGACGAGTTATCTCGCCGCCCTCTCAGCGATAGCGACTCTGAGAAACGCGACGCTGAACGTCAGGATCGGGACTTAATGGAGGATGCATGAGCAACCCCGATGCGCTTCTTCTGATGGGGTGCCCTGAGGTACCGGTACAGATGAGCCTTGTGCTCTACCTCTCAGGGGCGCTCAGGGATAAAGGATTGAAGGTATTCATCGCTGGA from Methanothrix thermoacetophila PT includes the following:
- a CDS encoding aspartate dehydrogenase encodes the protein MPIKVGLVGCGAIGFEIASAIDRGDVNADLAAVFDRNPKNMNRLIEAMRNKPEVVELEELAELSDIVVEAASQAAVPQVAEAALKRGKDIMIMSVGALMDRELYRRICSMAESSGGRVYIPSGAITGLDGLKSASVGRLKRVVLTSTKPPASLEGAPYVVEKNMDLRSFREPTLIYEGPASEAVRAFPANVNVAATLSLTYGQDAWVRIVVDPKATVNVHEVVAEGDFGRMVTRVENVPSPRNPRTSYLAALSAIATLRNATLNVRIGT